The following coding sequences lie in one Methanohalophilus levihalophilus genomic window:
- a CDS encoding 30S ribosomal protein S7 → MYKLFDKWDMSEVEVADAGIRRYVSLEPVIVPNTCGKHARQQFNKSEISIVERLINNMMRGEQNTGKKQRTISIVDEAFDIINSKTDKNPVQVLVEAIANAGPREEVVRLKYGGISVPKAVDTAPQRRVDNALRYICVGSKQAAFKSKRSVASCLAAELIAASNRDAKCFSINRKDAKERVAKAAR, encoded by the coding sequence ATGTATAAGTTATTTGACAAATGGGATATGTCCGAGGTAGAGGTTGCTGATGCTGGAATCAGGCGCTACGTGAGTCTCGAGCCAGTAATTGTTCCTAATACTTGTGGAAAACACGCAAGGCAGCAGTTCAACAAATCTGAAATTTCTATTGTTGAGCGTCTTATTAATAACATGATGCGCGGTGAACAAAACACCGGTAAAAAACAGCGTACAATCAGCATTGTTGACGAAGCTTTTGATATTATTAATTCCAAGACTGACAAAAACCCTGTACAGGTACTGGTTGAAGCAATTGCCAATGCCGGTCCACGTGAAGAAGTTGTAAGACTTAAGTACGGTGGTATTTCCGTTCCCAAAGCAGTAGATACCGCTCCCCAGAGAAGGGTTGACAATGCTCTAAGGTACATTTGTGTTGGTAGCAAGCAGGCAGCATTCAAATCCAAGCGCTCTGTCGCCAGTTGCCTTGCAGCAGAACTCATTGCAGCTTCCAACAGGGATGCAAAATGCTTCTCAATTAACCGTAAGGATGCAAAGGAAAGGGTAGCAAAGGCTGCACGTTAA
- a CDS encoding NusA-like transcription termination signal-binding factor: protein MSDIKLSTDAIRYIALFESMTGASIKDCLVDEGRLVYVVKNGDMGAAIGRHGDHINRFKKAVDRHIDLIEYSEDPVTFVKNAFGTVSVKAVSIRSSNGKRQALVEVSASEKGLAIGKNGRNIDMIKRIVNRHHNIDDVILQ from the coding sequence TTGAGCGATATCAAGCTTTCAACGGATGCTATAAGATATATAGCCCTGTTTGAAAGTATGACCGGAGCGTCTATCAAGGATTGTCTTGTTGATGAAGGCAGGCTTGTATATGTGGTCAAAAATGGTGACATGGGTGCTGCAATAGGCAGACACGGCGATCACATAAACCGCTTCAAAAAAGCGGTTGACAGGCATATTGACCTGATAGAGTATTCCGAGGATCCAGTGACCTTTGTCAAAAATGCCTTTGGGACTGTGTCTGTGAAGGCAGTGAGCATAAGGTCATCAAACGGGAAAAGACAGGCTCTGGTCGAAGTGTCGGCTTCCGAGAAAGGTCTTGCTATCGGGAAAAACGGTCGAAATATTGATATGATAAAAAGGATTGTAAATCGACACCATAATATTGACGATGTGATATTGCAGTGA
- a CDS encoding elongation factor EF-2 encodes MGRRKKMVERVTALMNSPEMIRNIGIVAHIDHGKTTLSDNLLAGAGMISKELAGRQLFMDSDEEEQERGITIDSANVSMVHEYDGEEYLINLIDTPGHVDFGGDVTRAMRAVDGAVVVIDAVEGTMPQTETVLRQALKEHVKPVLFINKVDRLINELQVDAQEMQIRLGKLIDHVNKLIKGMNEERYNAGWRVDAANGTVAFGSALYNWAISVPMMQKTGVSFGEVYDYCRAEDMKALAEKCQLHEAVNDMVIRHLPSPIEAQEDRVRVIWHGDMDSKIGTAMKNADDDGDLAFMVTNISTDPHAGEVATGRLFGGSLSRGLEVYVSGAAGKNRIQQVGIFMGPERLEVERIPAGNIAAVTGLKDAIVGSTVTTLEGMDPFESIKHASEPVVTVAIEAKHMKDLPKLVEVLRQVAKEDPTLKVTLNEETGEHLMAGMGELHLEVIAHRIERDKGVEITTTPPIVVYRETIRTTAGPVEGKSPNRHNRFYVVVEPLEQAVVDLIREGEISMRLPELERREKLIEAGMDKEEAKNIVDIFESNAYFDMTKGIQHLNETMELILEGFEEVMKAGPLSREPCMGVKVKLMDAKLHEDAVHRGPAQVIPASRQAIQAAMLMAEDTMLEPYQKVFVQVPQMQMGGATKEIQGRRGIIINMTSEGDTTIIESKAPVSELFGFAGDIRSATEGRAMWSTEFAGFETLPTNMIADIVKGIRERKGLKAELPQASDYLSM; translated from the coding sequence ATGGGACGAAGGAAGAAAATGGTTGAGCGCGTCACAGCGCTGATGAACAGCCCGGAAATGATCAGAAACATCGGAATTGTTGCACATATTGATCACGGTAAAACCACACTTTCCGATAACCTTCTTGCTGGTGCAGGAATGATTTCCAAGGAACTTGCTGGTCGCCAGCTTTTCATGGACTCTGATGAAGAGGAACAGGAAAGGGGCATCACAATTGACTCGGCAAACGTTTCGATGGTCCACGAGTATGATGGCGAGGAATATCTCATTAACCTGATTGACACACCTGGTCACGTTGACTTTGGTGGTGACGTAACTCGTGCCATGCGTGCTGTAGACGGTGCAGTTGTAGTTATTGATGCTGTAGAAGGCACAATGCCACAGACTGAAACAGTTCTCAGGCAGGCACTTAAGGAACATGTAAAACCTGTTCTTTTCATTAACAAGGTTGACAGGCTTATCAACGAACTTCAGGTAGATGCTCAGGAAATGCAGATTCGTCTGGGCAAACTCATTGATCACGTAAACAAGCTCATTAAGGGAATGAACGAAGAGCGCTACAATGCCGGCTGGCGTGTTGATGCAGCCAATGGTACTGTTGCTTTTGGTTCCGCACTTTACAACTGGGCTATCAGTGTTCCAATGATGCAGAAGACAGGTGTTTCATTTGGCGAAGTTTATGATTACTGCCGTGCTGAAGATATGAAAGCCCTGGCAGAAAAATGCCAGCTTCATGAAGCTGTCAACGATATGGTTATCAGGCACCTTCCAAGTCCAATTGAAGCACAGGAAGATCGTGTCAGGGTTATCTGGCATGGCGACATGGACTCCAAAATAGGAACTGCTATGAAGAATGCAGACGATGATGGCGATCTCGCTTTCATGGTTACTAACATTTCCACCGATCCTCATGCCGGTGAAGTTGCCACAGGAAGACTTTTCGGTGGTTCACTCTCACGTGGTCTGGAAGTTTATGTTTCAGGTGCAGCTGGCAAGAACAGGATTCAGCAGGTCGGTATCTTCATGGGTCCAGAGAGACTTGAAGTGGAGAGGATTCCTGCAGGAAATATTGCAGCAGTTACCGGTCTTAAAGATGCAATTGTAGGTTCAACAGTTACAACACTTGAAGGCATGGATCCATTCGAGAGTATCAAACATGCAAGTGAACCTGTAGTTACAGTTGCTATCGAAGCAAAACACATGAAGGACCTTCCAAAACTTGTTGAAGTACTCAGGCAGGTTGCAAAGGAGGACCCAACACTTAAAGTTACTCTGAATGAGGAAACCGGTGAACACCTTATGGCAGGCATGGGTGAATTGCACCTTGAGGTTATTGCTCACAGGATTGAGCGTGACAAAGGTGTAGAAATTACTACCACACCACCTATTGTAGTTTACCGTGAAACCATCCGTACTACAGCAGGTCCGGTTGAAGGTAAATCACCTAACCGTCACAACAGGTTCTACGTTGTTGTTGAACCTCTTGAGCAGGCAGTAGTCGATCTCATTCGTGAAGGCGAAATTTCCATGAGACTTCCTGAACTTGAAAGAAGGGAGAAACTCATTGAGGCAGGCATGGACAAGGAAGAAGCAAAGAACATTGTTGATATCTTTGAAAGCAATGCTTACTTCGACATGACCAAAGGTATCCAGCACCTCAACGAAACCATGGAATTGATTTTGGAAGGTTTCGAGGAAGTTATGAAGGCAGGTCCTCTTTCAAGAGAACCATGTATGGGTGTAAAAGTCAAACTCATGGATGCAAAACTCCACGAGGATGCTGTCCACCGTGGTCCTGCACAGGTAATTCCTGCATCAAGGCAGGCAATTCAGGCTGCAATGCTTATGGCTGAAGACACTATGCTGGAACCATACCAGAAAGTTTTCGTCCAGGTACCACAGATGCAGATGGGTGGAGCTACAAAAGAAATCCAGGGTCGCCGCGGAATTATTATCAACATGACCTCTGAAGGAGATACCACAATTATTGAATCAAAGGCTCCGGTGTCCGAGCTCTTCGGATTTGCAGGCGATATTCGCTCTGCTACTGAAGGACGGGCAATGTGGAGTACAGAGTTTGCAGGCTTTGAAACCCTCCCAACCAACATGATCGCAGACATTGTGAAGGGAATCAGGGAAAGGAAGGGCCTGAAAGCAGAACTTCCACAGGCATCCGACTATCTGAGTATGTGA
- the rpsJ gene encoding 30S ribosomal protein S10: protein MAQKARIRLSGISPVDLDGVCEQVKAIAERTGVSISGPVPLPTKKMVVPTRKSPSGDGTATWDHWEMRVHKRLIDIAADERALRQLMRIQVPKDINIEIVLQA from the coding sequence ATGGCACAGAAAGCAAGAATAAGATTGTCAGGTATCAGTCCGGTAGATCTGGATGGTGTCTGCGAGCAAGTTAAAGCTATTGCAGAACGTACCGGTGTTAGTATTTCCGGTCCGGTGCCTCTGCCTACCAAAAAAATGGTAGTACCTACCCGCAAGAGTCCTAGCGGTGACGGTACTGCGACTTGGGATCACTGGGAGATGCGTGTCCACAAAAGGCTGATTGACATTGCAGCCGACGAACGCGCATTGCGTCAGTTAATGCGCATTCAGGTTCCCAAAGACATCAACATTGAAATCGTACTTCAGGCTTAA
- a CDS encoding 2-oxoacid:acceptor oxidoreductase subunit alpha, giving the protein MKIGGAAGQGIQTIGTVLSKTFLRDGFHVFGSQFYLSRVRGGHNFFQIRVSDHPVQAIKEELDILVALDEASITQHLEEVQDGFVVADEAAVNDTTPENVISIPFVDIAKEVSGNKLFSNTVAVGAVFGILCYDLSCLNTLLSEIFEKKGEEIIEKNIAAAKAGYDYVQDGKFKGVCKFDLTPNPVDGRILIDGNDAVGFGALAAGVQLVSSYPMTPSTGVMTFVAKYADRFNAIVEQAEDEVAALNMAIGASFAGVRAMTTTSGGGFCLMTEALGLAGMTETPVVVFLSQRPGPATGLPTMTEQADLQFALHAAQGEIPRCILAPRTPRDAFYQTMRAFNIADKYQIPVILMSDQYLADALFTYENFDLSHVTIERHLLSDRELKKMGDYRRYEITDSGISPRALPGQAGVLVVADSDEHNEEGHIDQTIENRIRMNEKRLRKLDGLKEDMQLPIIHGLENADISLIGWGSTFGPLAEAVDILNEDEVSINLVHFSDIYPLHEGDIGLLMDGLNHTVCVENNATGQFAQLLRTELGFEVSDKILRYDGLPFTPKSIIRELEEKEVV; this is encoded by the coding sequence ATAAAGATAGGTGGTGCCGCAGGTCAGGGCATCCAGACAATAGGTACGGTTCTTTCAAAAACCTTCTTAAGAGATGGTTTCCATGTTTTTGGGAGTCAGTTTTACCTTTCCCGCGTGAGAGGTGGACACAACTTTTTCCAGATTCGTGTAAGTGATCATCCTGTTCAAGCCATAAAAGAAGAACTGGATATTTTAGTTGCGCTTGATGAAGCATCCATTACGCAGCATCTTGAAGAGGTGCAGGATGGATTTGTTGTTGCTGATGAGGCTGCAGTAAATGATACGACTCCGGAAAATGTTATTTCTATCCCATTTGTTGACATAGCAAAGGAAGTCAGCGGGAATAAGCTATTTTCCAATACTGTCGCAGTAGGTGCGGTTTTCGGTATTCTTTGCTATGATCTTTCATGCCTCAATACTCTACTCTCAGAGATTTTCGAGAAGAAGGGCGAGGAAATAATTGAGAAAAACATTGCTGCTGCAAAGGCTGGCTATGATTATGTGCAGGATGGGAAGTTTAAAGGGGTTTGCAAATTTGATTTAACCCCCAATCCTGTTGATGGAAGGATACTGATCGATGGAAATGATGCAGTTGGGTTTGGTGCACTGGCAGCAGGAGTGCAATTGGTTTCTTCTTATCCAATGACACCTTCAACGGGTGTCATGACTTTTGTGGCAAAATATGCTGATCGTTTCAATGCCATAGTAGAGCAGGCAGAGGACGAAGTTGCAGCCCTAAACATGGCAATAGGTGCTTCCTTTGCAGGTGTAAGGGCAATGACTACGACTTCAGGCGGGGGATTCTGTCTCATGACCGAAGCCCTTGGGCTTGCAGGAATGACAGAAACCCCTGTAGTAGTTTTCCTATCCCAGCGCCCTGGGCCGGCAACAGGTCTTCCCACAATGACCGAGCAGGCTGACCTTCAATTTGCTCTTCATGCAGCACAGGGAGAGATACCGAGATGTATTCTTGCTCCCAGAACTCCAAGGGATGCTTTTTACCAGACAATGCGGGCATTCAATATTGCGGACAAGTATCAGATACCTGTCATTCTCATGAGTGATCAGTATCTTGCGGATGCATTGTTTACATACGAGAATTTTGATCTTTCTCATGTAACAATTGAAAGGCATTTGCTATCTGACAGGGAATTAAAGAAGATGGGGGACTATCGCCGTTATGAGATTACCGATTCCGGAATTTCCCCAAGGGCACTGCCGGGTCAGGCAGGTGTGCTTGTGGTGGCTGATAGTGACGAACATAATGAAGAAGGCCACATTGACCAGACTATTGAAAACAGAATACGCATGAATGAAAAAAGGCTGAGAAAACTTGATGGCCTGAAGGAAGATATGCAGCTACCGATCATCCATGGTCTGGAGAATGCGGACATTTCCCTGATTGGCTGGGGTTCCACATTCGGCCCACTTGCCGAGGCGGTGGATATTCTCAATGAGGATGAAGTTTCCATAAATCTTGTTCATTTCAGTGATATTTATCCGCTCCACGAGGGTGATATCGGACTTCTGATGGATGGACTAAACCATACTGTATGTGTGGAAAATAACGCCACAGGACAATTCGCTCAGCTCCTGCGCACGGAACTCGGTTTTGAAGTTAGTGACAAGATACTGCGCTACGATGGTCTGCCGTTTACTCCAAAGTCGATAATAAGGGAACTTGAAGAGAAGGAGGTGGTCTGA
- the rpoA2 gene encoding DNA-directed RNA polymerase subunit A'' encodes MIKDLPISNNLKQILLEDSVSVGVTKKEMEEIIERVLEEYERSCVEPCEAVGVVSAQSIGEPGTQMTMRTFHYAGVAEINVTLGLPRLIEIVDARKNPSTPMMTVYLENDISDDRDMATKTGWEIEATHIDHLADVTTDLANMQLVIDLNERSMNKRAIDEESIVEKLQEKLKVNVAPSKTVTNQIIVTPESPSYRELLQLAKKIKTITLKGIEGIKRVVIRKNGDEYTLYTEGSELAAVLQIDGVDKTRTTTNNIGEIHDVFGIEAARNAIIKEAMDTLREQGLSVDIRHIMLVADIMTCDGEVKQIGRHGISGEKASVFARAAFEVTVNHLLDAGLRGEVDALNGVTENIIVGQPIKLGTGDVHLVARNPLEN; translated from the coding sequence ATGATAAAGGACCTTCCCATATCCAATAACCTGAAGCAGATCCTTTTGGAAGACTCCGTAAGTGTAGGTGTCACCAAAAAAGAAATGGAAGAGATTATTGAAAGGGTATTGGAAGAGTATGAAAGATCATGTGTAGAACCCTGTGAAGCCGTGGGAGTTGTCTCAGCACAGTCCATAGGTGAACCGGGTACACAGATGACAATGCGTACTTTCCACTATGCGGGTGTCGCAGAAATTAACGTTACCCTGGGTCTTCCGAGGCTTATTGAAATTGTGGATGCAAGGAAGAACCCCAGTACACCAATGATGACTGTTTATCTGGAAAATGATATTTCAGATGACAGGGACATGGCTACAAAGACCGGATGGGAAATTGAAGCCACTCATATTGATCATTTGGCGGATGTTACAACTGATCTGGCCAACATGCAGCTTGTAATTGATTTAAATGAAAGATCCATGAACAAACGTGCGATCGATGAAGAATCAATTGTTGAGAAGTTGCAGGAAAAGTTAAAGGTCAATGTTGCACCCTCCAAAACAGTCACAAATCAAATAATTGTTACTCCGGAATCTCCTTCTTACAGGGAATTACTTCAGCTTGCGAAGAAAATTAAGACAATCACCCTCAAAGGTATTGAGGGTATCAAAAGGGTTGTTATCCGTAAGAATGGTGATGAGTATACTCTCTATACTGAAGGTTCAGAACTGGCTGCAGTTCTTCAGATAGATGGTGTTGATAAGACACGAACAACTACCAATAACATCGGTGAAATTCACGATGTCTTTGGTATTGAAGCTGCCCGGAATGCAATCATTAAGGAAGCAATGGACACATTGCGTGAACAGGGTCTTTCCGTTGATATCAGGCACATAATGCTTGTTGCGGATATCATGACCTGTGACGGCGAGGTCAAACAGATTGGTCGTCACGGTATTTCCGGAGAGAAAGCCAGTGTCTTTGCCCGTGCAGCATTTGAAGTGACAGTAAATCACCTGCTTGATGCAGGTCTCCGCGGTGAAGTAGATGCCTTAAATGGTGTAACTGAAAACATCATTGTTGGGCAGCCGATCAAATTGGGTACGGGTGATGTACATCTGGTTGCCCGCAATCCTCTTGAAAACTAA
- a CDS encoding PAS domain-containing sensor histidine kinase has product MSASEYHNINENTASLSCAGIDEERIKSLESKIDNLETFIQQHVNTLNDVVFSVDGTGVFTYINPAIERITGYKPEEVIGTNFARYVHPDDLEGLLQDMSRTIAGVYNPYMFRIIDKTGNIKYVHTSSKPIFENDQVVGLNGVMVDIGKLKKVEKQLQVEKERANRYLDIAGVIIFVLDTDFNIRLVNQKACETLGYTRKWLLGSNWFDLMKFPEDLEQSKIIFRDILDSKYKFASSENRILNFNRKELLIEWKYSAYIDQEENISGIMLAGEDITKKREFENNLIKAKILAEEANRTKDQFITTMSHELRTPLNSVIGFSEVLKTERPGKINDKQRRYLDNVLKSGQHLLELIDSILEMSYIESGNTDFTLSCFDYRKVLNAQINSFNIIARSKNIDIKNTMDIAIGEICADKTKVEEILYNLIDNAIKFTEPGHSVYINSVKEKDNLMISISDTGIGIDNTYMKEIFEPFWQLDSSLNRKYQGTGLGLSLVKSFVEMHGGKIEVESEPGVGTTFTVSLPCTKKG; this is encoded by the coding sequence GTGTCTGCATCTGAATATCATAATATTAATGAGAATACGGCTTCTTTGAGTTGTGCGGGAATTGATGAAGAACGAATTAAGAGCCTCGAAAGCAAAATTGATAATCTGGAAACGTTTATCCAGCAGCATGTTAACACACTAAATGACGTTGTTTTTTCAGTTGACGGAACCGGCGTGTTTACATACATAAACCCTGCAATTGAGAGGATAACCGGCTACAAGCCTGAAGAAGTAATTGGTACGAATTTTGCCCGTTATGTCCACCCGGATGATTTGGAAGGCCTTCTTCAGGACATGAGCAGAACTATTGCCGGAGTATACAATCCGTATATGTTTCGCATTATTGACAAGACGGGGAACATTAAATATGTCCATACCTCATCAAAACCAATATTTGAAAATGATCAGGTGGTAGGACTTAACGGTGTAATGGTTGATATTGGTAAATTGAAAAAAGTTGAGAAACAACTCCAGGTTGAAAAGGAAAGAGCAAACAGGTATCTGGACATCGCCGGGGTAATTATTTTCGTTCTTGACACTGATTTTAATATTCGCCTTGTAAATCAGAAAGCATGCGAAACACTTGGGTACACCAGAAAATGGCTTCTCGGAAGCAACTGGTTCGATCTTATGAAGTTCCCTGAAGATCTCGAACAATCCAAAATTATTTTCCGGGATATATTAGACAGTAAATACAAATTTGCAAGCTCTGAAAATAGGATCTTGAATTTTAATCGCAAGGAATTGCTCATTGAGTGGAAATATTCGGCATATATTGATCAGGAAGAGAATATTTCCGGGATAATGCTTGCGGGAGAGGACATTACAAAAAAGAGGGAGTTTGAAAACAATCTCATAAAGGCAAAAATCCTTGCAGAAGAAGCGAACCGTACAAAGGATCAATTTATTACAACCATGAGTCATGAGTTGCGAACTCCGTTAAATTCTGTAATTGGTTTTTCTGAAGTACTGAAGACTGAGCGACCCGGCAAAATTAATGATAAACAGAGACGTTACCTTGACAATGTTTTGAAAAGCGGCCAGCATCTTCTTGAGCTAATAGACTCAATTCTGGAAATGTCTTATATTGAGAGCGGCAACACAGATTTCACATTAAGTTGTTTTGATTACAGGAAAGTACTAAATGCCCAAATAAATTCATTCAATATAATTGCAAGAAGCAAAAACATTGACATAAAGAATACTATGGATATCGCAATTGGAGAAATATGCGCTGACAAAACAAAAGTAGAAGAAATACTCTACAATTTGATAGACAACGCAATAAAGTTCACAGAACCCGGCCACTCTGTGTATATCAACTCAGTAAAGGAAAAAGACAATCTTATGATATCAATCAGTGATACAGGAATCGGGATTGATAATACTTATATGAAAGAGATTTTTGAGCCATTCTGGCAGCTTGATTCATCCCTGAATAGAAAGTATCAGGGAACCGGCCTGGGGCTTAGTCTCGTGAAAAGTTTCGTTGAAATGCATGGAGGAAAAATAGAAGTGGAAAGCGAGCCGGGTGTCGGGACGACTTTCACCGTATCCCTCCCCTGCACTAAAAAAGGATAA
- a CDS encoding 30S ribosomal protein S12, whose translation MPNGKYAAHRLKSVRQNARWRDSRYSRRTLGLNVKSDPLGGAPQGRGIVLEKVGVEAKQPNSAIRKCVRIQLIKNGRQATAFCPGDGAINFIDEHDEVTVERIGGRMGGAMGDIPGVRFKVIAVNSVSLREMVIGRKEKPRR comes from the coding sequence ATGCCAAACGGGAAATATGCAGCTCATAGACTCAAATCTGTCCGCCAAAATGCAAGGTGGAGAGATTCACGCTACAGCAGGCGTACCTTAGGATTGAATGTAAAATCTGATCCACTTGGAGGTGCTCCACAGGGTCGCGGTATTGTTCTTGAGAAAGTAGGTGTTGAGGCTAAACAGCCAAACTCCGCTATCAGGAAATGTGTAAGAATTCAGCTTATCAAAAACGGAAGGCAGGCAACTGCATTCTGTCCAGGCGACGGTGCAATCAATTTCATTGATGAACACGATGAAGTAACCGTGGAAAGGATTGGTGGCCGTATGGGTGGTGCTATGGGTGATATCCCAGGTGTCCGTTTCAAAGTTATTGCCGTTAACAGTGTAAGCCTGAGGGAAATGGTAATCGGAAGGAAAGAGAAGCCAAGGAGATAA
- a CDS encoding helix-turn-helix transcriptional regulator → MVTEPQDENEKLVYKALKESEKPMRPGDVAKETGLDSKVVSQAIKALKNRGLVCSPKRCYYGPSDE, encoded by the coding sequence ATGGTAACTGAACCTCAGGATGAAAATGAGAAACTTGTCTATAAAGCATTGAAAGAATCCGAAAAACCCATGAGGCCAGGTGATGTGGCAAAAGAAACAGGTCTTGATAGTAAAGTTGTCAGTCAAGCCATTAAAGCTCTGAAAAACAGGGGACTTGTCTGCTCTCCCAAAAGATGCTATTACGGACCTTCAGATGAGTAA
- a CDS encoding 50S ribosomal protein L30e: MDINVDKALLSVIRTGDVKIGANSTIDAVAKGEAKMVVVADNCPLDLKEKLEDINVPVYVYPGTSVELGRTACGKPFTISALAVIDAGESDILALI, from the coding sequence ATGGATATCAATGTTGATAAAGCACTGTTGAGTGTTATAAGAACCGGCGATGTTAAGATCGGGGCTAACAGTACCATTGATGCAGTAGCAAAAGGTGAAGCTAAGATGGTGGTAGTTGCAGACAACTGCCCATTAGACTTGAAGGAGAAACTCGAAGATATAAATGTGCCTGTATACGTTTATCCGGGAACCAGCGTGGAACTTGGACGAACGGCATGTGGTAAACCATTTACCATTTCCGCACTTGCAGTTATTGATGCAGGTGAGTCGGACATACTGGCATTAATTTAA
- the tuf gene encoding translation elongation factor EF-1 subunit alpha — MAEKPHMNLAVIGHIDHGKSTLVGRLMFETGAVPAHLIEKYKAEAKEKGKESFAFAWVMDSLKEERERGITIDIAHKRFDTDKYYFTIVDCPGHRDFVKNMITGASQADAAILVVAAPDGVMAQTKEHVFLSRTLGINQLIIAVNKMDAADYSEDRYNAVKEEVSQLLGMVGFKASEIPFIPTSAFEGDNISEKSANTPWYTGPSILESLNALVEPEKPDTLPLRIPVQDAYSISGIGTVPVGRVETGVMKKGDNVIFNPSGATGEVKSIEMHHEEVPQAVPGDNIGWNVRGIGKGDVRRGDVCGPTANPPSVADEFVGQIVVLQHPSAITVGYTPVFHCHTTQTACTLMSIDKKLDPKSGQVKEENPTFIKAGDAAIVTIKPTRPMVIEPVKEIPQLGRFAIRDMGMTIAAGMCMSVKQK; from the coding sequence ATGGCTGAGAAACCACACATGAACTTAGCAGTTATCGGTCACATTGACCACGGAAAGTCCACACTTGTAGGAAGACTCATGTTCGAGACTGGCGCAGTACCAGCTCACCTCATTGAGAAATACAAGGCAGAAGCAAAAGAGAAAGGTAAAGAATCCTTTGCATTCGCATGGGTAATGGACTCCCTCAAGGAAGAACGTGAGAGGGGTATCACCATCGATATCGCACACAAGAGATTCGACACCGACAAGTACTACTTCACTATCGTAGACTGTCCAGGTCACCGTGACTTCGTCAAGAACATGATTACCGGTGCTTCCCAGGCAGATGCAGCAATTCTCGTAGTTGCAGCACCTGATGGAGTAATGGCCCAGACCAAGGAACACGTTTTCCTTTCCAGGACCCTCGGTATCAATCAGTTGATCATTGCAGTTAACAAGATGGATGCAGCAGACTACAGCGAAGACAGATACAACGCTGTCAAGGAAGAAGTATCCCAACTTCTCGGTATGGTCGGTTTCAAGGCTTCCGAGATTCCATTCATTCCAACTTCTGCATTCGAAGGTGACAACATCTCCGAGAAGAGCGCAAACACACCATGGTACACAGGTCCTTCAATCCTTGAGTCCCTCAACGCACTTGTAGAACCTGAAAAGCCAGACACTCTTCCACTCCGTATCCCAGTTCAGGATGCATACTCCATTTCCGGTATTGGTACCGTCCCAGTAGGACGTGTCGAAACCGGTGTTATGAAGAAAGGTGACAATGTTATCTTTAACCCAAGTGGCGCAACCGGTGAGGTAAAATCCATTGAAATGCACCACGAAGAAGTCCCACAGGCTGTACCTGGTGACAACATTGGATGGAACGTCAGGGGTATCGGTAAGGGTGATGTAAGACGTGGTGACGTCTGTGGTCCAACTGCAAACCCACCAAGTGTTGCAGACGAATTCGTCGGTCAGATTGTAGTGCTTCAGCACCCATCAGCAATCACCGTGGGTTACACACCTGTATTCCACTGTCACACAACCCAGACAGCATGTACTCTCATGTCTATCGACAAGAAACTTGATCCAAAATCCGGTCAGGTTAAGGAAGAGAACCCAACATTCATCAAAGCTGGTGATGCAGCAATCGTTACCATCAAGCCAACAAGGCCAATGGTTATCGAGCCTGTAAAAGAAATCCCACAGCTCGGAAGGTTCGCTATCCGTGATATGGGTATGACCATTGCTGCTGGCATGTGCATGAGTGTTAAACAGAAATAA